From the Bacillota bacterium genome, the window GAACGAGTGGGGGTCGGCCGCGGAAACCCACGGCACAAGACCCTTGACAACGTGGGAGGCTAAGGCCCGGGTTGAAGCGTAGCGGTTCGGTTTCCCCGATTGATGAAGAAGAAGGACACCCTATGTCAGGTGGGGCGGGTGGGTCATGTTAAGCAAGTTGCTGGGCGGGGGTGCGGTGTTGAGCAGCGGTGAGCCTGGCAGCCATGAGGCGAGCCTCGTCGTAGGGCGTACGTTTCTTCCATATGGCGAAGATTATCTTGAGCCAGATGTTGCCGAGTGCACGCAGGGCTTGACTGTGCGTCTTGCCGGCCGCCCGCTTCTCGCGGTAGTAGTCCCTGGCCCAGGAACACCACCTGGTGCTGGAGAAAGCGAAGAGGTACATGGTTTCCCGGAAGGGTTTGACGCAGGCGTTGCGGAACACTACCACCCGGGATTTGCCGGACTGGCGCGTGGCGGGCGCCGTTCCGGCGCGGGCCTGGACGACCCGGACGTCGGGGTAGCGGTCCCGGTCGTCGCCCAGGTCCCCGAGCATCCTGGCAGCGAGGCATGTACCATCTCCGCGGAGGCTGGTGAAGATGACGCTGTCAGGATGCTCTTGCATCAGGGCGTCGATCTCCTTCCCGTACTCGGAGATGCGGGCGTTGAGGACCTCCAGCTGGACCACCAGGGTGGCGACCAGCATTTGCTTGGCCGCAGACATAGCGGGCCGGGCGGCGAACGGAGCTCGTTGCAGGGCCTGGTAGAGTTCCCTTGTCTTCTTTGCGGCTTTCGGGTACCGGTGCGCGCGGAGGAGGGCTTCCAGGGCCTCTGGTGTGGCTCTGCGGGCCTCCTGGTGGGTGGGGTAGGCTTTGAGGAATGCCAAGGCCGTGGGGCTGGCCAAGTCGGAGAACAGTTCGGTAGCCAAAGGGAAGTAGCAGAGCAGGGCGGAGCGGAGCTGGTTCCTGAGCATGGTTTGGGTCTTCTCGAGCTCGGCGCAATCCC encodes:
- a CDS encoding transposase, producing the protein AMEPDNRNVLFAIEANHGPFIDAIFDPRYTIYPLNPKPVERHRDRFRLARTKTDWIDARVLADILRTDRQAYQPLKPDSEKTTMLRLLGRDCAELEKTQTMLRNQLRSALLCYFPLATELFSDLASPTALAFLKAYPTHQEARRATPEALEALLRAHRYPKAAKKTRELYQALQRAPFAARPAMSAAKQMLVATLVVQLEVLNARISEYGKEIDALMQEHPDSVIFTSLRGDGTCLAARMLGDLGDDRDRYPDVRVVQARAGTAPATRQSGKSRVVVFRNACVKPFRETMYLFAFSSTRWCSWARDYYREKRAAGKTHSQALRALGNIWLKIIFAIWKKRTPYDEARLMAARLTAAQHRTPAQQLA